From the Aerococcus viridans genome, the window AAAATCGAGCTAGGAAAATGCCTAACTCGATATTAACGCATATACTACCCATTAAATTCTACGACTTGCCCATCATAGGCCATTAAGACTTTGTCCGCTATTCCCAAGAATAAGCCATGTTCAACAACACCGACCATTTGAATCAACTCATCAGCCAACTTGACTGCGTCTACTATTTTTTCTAAATGAAGGTCAATAATAAAGTTACCTGAATCAGTTACAAATTTAGTGCCATCTAGTGATAAACGGAATGTTGGCGCATAGTTTTTATCCTCAAATGCATAAAATAAGTGTTGACTAGCTGCTGGAATCACCTCAATTGGCAGTGGAAAGGCACCTAGTTGGTCTACTTGCTTGCTGTGGTCGCAAATCCAAATGACGCGTTTGCTGTTAACGGCGATGATTTTTTCAATTAAATGGGCACCACCGCCCCCTTTAATGCCATTTAATTGTGGATCAAATTCATCTGTGCCATCAATTGTCAGATCAATAGCTGGGACATCATTTAATGAGGCTATTGGAATGTTTAGACTGGTTGCTAATTCGGCCGACTGAATGGAGGTTGGTACACCGGTAAAGGTTAAGCCTTCCTCTTTCATCCGTCTGCCTAGTTCCGTAATCAGGTAATAGGCTGTTGAGCCTGTGCCTAATCCAACGACCATACCATCTTTAACGTATTGGGCTGCTGCAACCCCAACTAATTCTTTTTCGTTCACCATATGACTCCTTTGTCTGGCACCCTATCCTAATTGATCTGCTTGACCAAGTTGGATAAAGGCATCAGTATATAGTTTTAATAGATCTTCTAATGTATCCATTTCGATGTATTCATCGGCTTGGTGGGCCACATGTGCATCGTGTTGGAAGCTCATACCAAATGACACGCAATTTGGCATTACTTTACTATATGATACCCCACCAGAGATAATAGGTTCAATAGCATGGTCTGGGAAATGTTTGTGGAAGGTATTTAATAATAATTGATTGGCTGGTAAATTCACGTCAGATAGTATTGGCGCTGTATCAAATGATTTCACAAATGGGATATCGGCGAATTCTTTGGTGAAGGCAGCTGTCAATTCTGGTTCGGTAATATTAGTTGGGTAACGGACATCAATGGTAAAGGCAATTTGCCCATCTGCCGTTTTCTCAATAACGCCTTGGTTTAAGGTCAATGGCCCCATAATATCATGGTTACGAGCTACGTCAAATCCAGACCCATCATAAGGACGAAATAGGCGTGTCCACTTGTTGGCGAATTCATCTGAATAGGTATTGGCGATGATTTCAAAACCACGGGTGATTGCTGAGTCTCCTGCTTCTGGCGTTGAGGCGTGGGCAGAAATGCCGTAAACCGTTAGGATTGTTTGGCCGTTTTCTTCTTTGATAGCGATTGGCCATTGTTTGTTATGAGCATATGCTTCTAGACCAAGATTTAAGGTGTCAGCGATGACAAATATCGCTTCTGATGGCACTACATTTGACCCGGCCCCGCCGACGACACTTTTAATGATGGTATCTAGTTTTAAATCGCCCTTGAAGTTCCAAGTTGTGGCCCCTTTTTCCCCGATTTGTAGTGGGAATTGCCCGTCTGGTGTGATGGCGAAGTCAGGTGCCCCTTCTTTGATAACGTATTGTGGGATGTCCGTCATGTCCGATTCTTCGTCAGACCCAATCACGATACGGATGGTATTTTTTAAGGGAATTTGGTAGTCCTGTAAGATTTTAACCGCATAGTATGACAAAACAGCATTCCGTTTCATATCTGATGTGCCACGGCCGTACATACGACCGTCGATAATTTCAGCGCCAAATGGTTCTTTGGTC encodes:
- the rpiA gene encoding ribose-5-phosphate isomerase RpiA; this translates as MVNEKELVGVAAAQYVKDGMVVGLGTGSTAYYLITELGRRMKEEGLTFTGVPTSIQSAELATSLNIPIASLNDVPAIDLTIDGTDEFDPQLNGIKGGGGAHLIEKIIAVNSKRVIWICDHSKQVDQLGAFPLPIEVIPAASQHLFYAFEDKNYAPTFRLSLDGTKFVTDSGNFIIDLHLEKIVDAVKLADELIQMVGVVEHGLFLGIADKVLMAYDGQVVEFNG
- a CDS encoding Sapep family Mn(2+)-dependent dipeptidase, which produces MLDRIDFAQYIPQMIEDIQGLVRIPSIRDDEAATADAPYGPEVRKALDFMHDLAVRDDMKVGDVYPYTVHMEPQNAGTNHRVDVASHIDVVPVGALSNWTKEPFGAEIIDGRMYGRGTSDMKRNAVLSYYAVKILQDYQIPLKNTIRIVIGSDEESDMTDIPQYVIKEGAPDFAITPDGQFPLQIGEKGATTWNFKGDLKLDTIIKSVVGGAGSNVVPSEAIFVIADTLNLGLEAYAHNKQWPIAIKEENGQTILTVYGISAHASTPEAGDSAITRGFEIIANTYSDEFANKWTRLFRPYDGSGFDVARNHDIMGPLTLNQGVIEKTADGQIAFTIDVRYPTNITEPELTAAFTKEFADIPFVKSFDTAPILSDVNLPANQLLLNTFHKHFPDHAIEPIISGGVSYSKVMPNCVSFGMSFQHDAHVAHQADEYIEMDTLEDLLKLYTDAFIQLGQADQLG